The following proteins come from a genomic window of Nitrosopumilaceae archaeon AB1(1):
- a CDS encoding zinc finger domain-containing protein: MSSVELPKCSCCKRHIMPNDKCVKFDCPSCGFSLLWRCQSCRESAGQYTCESCGFGGP; this comes from the coding sequence ATGTCGTCTGTAGAACTTCCAAAATGTAGTTGTTGTAAAAGGCACATAATGCCAAATGATAAATGTGTAAAATTTGATTGTCCTTCATGCGGATTTAGTTTACTTTGGAGATGTCAAAGTTGTAGAGAATCTGCAGGTCAGTATACTTGTGAATCATGTGGATTTGGTGGACCGTAG